A window of the Gossypium hirsutum isolate 1008001.06 chromosome A03, Gossypium_hirsutum_v2.1, whole genome shotgun sequence genome harbors these coding sequences:
- the LOC107887237 gene encoding uncharacterized protein, protein MACNAINSWTFTALVGAFLDLSIAYLLLCGSTLAYLASKFLGLFGKSLPCPCNGSFGHPHKNNCFQSMLVNNPHLKISSVQSSVKKKIPFYSIWSNFYDEDKDDWHSKFDNWQNGDVAMGGEAMFSSCNSKKNTIRANIGRFGNQRPRVGLRRRKRVANSYGGKFFSFPNDPLASINTTPTGLNPSITTPNDSEDGRETSQEIQLPKQGLQGFEIDDGSCTENKIEKEPAVAEFKCLTPDWNFDGSDKNAIVEQALGEENDARAALYLELEKERIAAATAADEAMAMILRLQEEKATIEMEARQYQRMIEEKFAYDAEEMNILKEILLRREREKHFLEKEVEAYKQMFCEKEVSDMDMYDMAAIYDQKNLNMEQLVMSKKIAESVGEKEKTVHNIDFSEYGMGSVGSLDHAVDFGNELPVSELNEDTASLNYSIEKNHSNPCRNDYEISQKFEVRGMTCENENPDHQGSYVQSNLSSTHSRSDLLERAINTIAEEEQNRETSPHQCLTPKATEAKIIFPYNNEKKEKHAEDLNQVDSGINYHILDVHVINDESDLCRTCNNRTIGGLETEPYRRSSSLDRPGRLPPCGPSRVKSLPPISRRNSMSAFDYERLKIDNEVDWLRERLKIVQKGREKLNFPAGRKKGEHFQLQILENLASQLREIQQLTEPRKALRRASLPHPFSKVMSKKKNQRGVLGGVLRSV, encoded by the exons ATGGCATGCAATGCTATCAATTCATGGACATTCACTGCTCTAGTTGGTGCTTTTCTGGATCTATCCATAGCTTATTTATTGCTTTGTGGATCAACTCTTGCTTATTTAGCTTCGAAATTTCTGGGTTTATTTGGAAAGTCCTTGCCTTGTCCTTGTAATGGATCGTTCGGCCACCCACATAAGAATAATTGTTTTCAATCCATGTTAGTTAATAACCCACATCTCAAAATCTCCTCTGTTCAATCTTCTGTTAAGAAAAAGATTCCTTTTTATTCAATCTGGAGCAACTTTTATGACGAAGATAAAGATGACTGGCATTCAAAATTTGACAACTGGCAAAATGGGGATGTTGCAATGGGAGGGGAAGCAATGTTTAGTTCATGTAATTCAAAGAAGAACACCATTAGAGCAAATATAGGAAGGTTTGGGAATCAGAGGCCAAGAGTTGGACTTAGGCGGCGTAAAAGAGTTGCTAATAGCTATGGCGGAAAGTTTTTCAGTTTTCCGAATGATCCTTTGGCTTCCATTAATACTACCCCAACTGGTTTGAATCCTTCCATTACAACCCCAAATGATTCTGAAG ATGGCCGGGAAACGTCACAAGAGATTCAATTGCCAAAGCAAGGTTTGCAGGGCTTTGAAATAGATGATGGCTCTTGTACAGAGAATAAAATTGAGAAGGAACCAGCAGTGGCTGAGTTCAAGTGCTTGACGCCGGATTGGAACTTTGATGGCAGTGACAAAAATGCAATAGTAGAACAAGCTCTAGGCGAAGAGAATGACGCTCGTGCTGCTCTGTACCTTGAGCTTGAGAAAGAGAGAATCGCTGCTGCAACTGCTGCAGATGAGGCTATGGCAATGATATTGCGCCTGCAAGAGGAGAAGGCAACAATCGAGATGGAAGCGAGGCAGTACCAGAGGATGATTGAGGAAAAATTTGCATATGATGCTGAAGAAATGAACATTCTCAAAGAGATCTTATTAAGGAGAGAAAGAGAAAAGCATTTCTTGGAGAAAGAAGTTGAAGCTTACAAGCAAATGTTTTGCGAAAAAGAGGTATCAGATATGGATATGTATGATATGGCAGCCATATATGACCAAAAGAATTTGAATATGGAGCAACTGGTAATGTCAAAGAAGATCGCTGAATCTGTTGGGGAGAAGGAAAAGACAGTGCATAACATTGATTTTTCAGAGTATGGGATGGGATCTGTCGGATCACTTGATCATGCTGTCGATTTTGGGAATGAATTACCAGTTTCAGAACTTAATGAAGATACTGCTTCTTTAAATTATAGTATCGAAAAAAATCACTCAAATCCATGTAGAAATGATTATGAGATTAGTCAAAAATTTGAGGTGAGGGGAATGACATGTGAGAACGAGAATCCCGATCATCAAGGAAGTTATGTTCAGTCCAATCTGTCAAGTACTCATTCGAGATCTGATCTGCTTGAGAGAGCCATTAACACTATAGCAGAAGAGGAACAAAACAGAGAAACCAGTCCGCATCAATGTTTGACACCAAAGGCAACTGAGGCTAAAATAATTTTCccatataataatgaaaaaaaggaGAAGCATGCAGAAGATTTGAATCAAGTAGATTCTGGAATCAATTATCATATTCTTGATGTTCATGTCATTAATGATGAATCTGACTTGTGTCGGACATGCAATAACCGAACCATTGGTGGGTTAGAAACTGAGCCTTACAGGAGAAGCAGCAGTTTAGATCGACCTGGCAGATTACCACCATGTGGTCCTTCACGAGTCAAATCTTTACCTCCCATTTCGCGCAGAAATTCCATGTCTGCTTTCGATTATGAGAGGTTGAAAATCGATAATGAAGTTGATTGGCTTAGAGAAAGGCTAAAGATTGTACAGAAAGGAAGAGAGAAGCTCAACTTCCCGGCAGGGCGCAAGAAAGGGGAACACTTTCAGTTACAAATATTGGAAAACCTTGCTAGTCAGCTTCGAGAGATTCAACAATTGACAGAACCCAGGAAGGCTTTGCGACGGGCATCTTTGCCCCACCCATTCTCGAAG GTTATGTCAAAGAAGAAAAATCAGAGGGGTGTTCTTGGAGGGGTGTTGAGAAGTGTTTAA
- the LOC107887883 gene encoding uncharacterized protein gives MSNLTKLEFVALDITGNNYLSWVLDAEIHLDAKGLGETIKKGNEESTQDKAKAMIFLRHHFHEGLKTEYLTVKDPQILWENLKKRYYHQKIVILPKARYEWLNLRLQDFKSVSGYNSAMFRITSQLNLCGEKITDAEMLEKIYSTFHANNVVLQTQYREKGQKYFELIYCLLVAEQNNELLMKNHELRPTGSAPFPEANVSLHNGQELKETHYANSSVRGRGRGRRHRYGYGRGGHFKNSHSYQKWDRKNGNKEEKEKCENVTNVCYRCGGKGHWSRVCRTQKHLVDLYQQSIK, from the coding sequence ATGTCAAATCTTACAAAACTCGAATTTGTGGCTCTGGACATCACTGGAAATAACTATTTATCATGGGTACTAGATGCTGAAATTCACTTAGATGCAAAGGGCCTTGGTGAGACTATTAagaagggaaatgaagaaagtaCACAAGATAAGGCCAAGGCCATGATTTTCCTTCGCCATCACTTCCATGAAGGTCTAAAGACCGAATATTTGACTGTTAAGGACCCTCAAATTCtttgggaaaatttaaagaaaagataTTACCATCAGAAAATTGTGATTTTGCCTAAAGCTCGTTATGAGTGGCTGAATTTAAGATTGCAAGACTTTAAGTCTGTTAGTGGTTATAACTCGGCCATGTTCAGAATCACTTCACAATTGAATTTATGTGGAGAGAAGATTACTGATGCAGAAATGTTAGAAAAAATATACTCAACTTTCCATGCAAATAATGTTGTCCTGCAGACACAATATCGTGAAAAAGGTCAgaaatattttgaattaatttattgtCTTCTAGTGGCGGAGCAAAACAACGAGCTGTTAATGAAAAACCATGAATTACGCCCAACTGGCTCTGCTCCATTCCCTGAAGCGAATGTGAGTTTACACAATGGGCAAGAATTAAAAGAAACACACTATGCAAATAGTAGTGTGCGTGGCCGAGGGCGTGGCCGCAGACATAGATATGGATATGGTCGAGGTGGTCATTttaaaaattcacattcctaCCAGAAGTGGGATCGGAAAAATGGTaacaaggaagagaaagaaaaatgtgaaaatgtgactAATGTATGCTATCGTTGTGGAGGAAAAGGACATTGGTCTCGTGTGTGTCGCACACAAAAGCATCTAGTTGATCTTTATCAGCAGTCCATAAAATAG